One segment of Ricinus communis isolate WT05 ecotype wild-type chromosome 8, ASM1957865v1, whole genome shotgun sequence DNA contains the following:
- the LOC8269781 gene encoding protein MAINTENANCE OF MERISTEMS isoform X1: MSALDDDDDKKLKSLSRWRQAALVLNSSRPFRYTVDLKAEIQTVNQPNKTVVEDKDDDDGGDSDHNNDDDGDSNSGNDDGNDKNDYKDGKDAEDEVGINPKDIELVMEQTGVSRSRAVEALKAANGDIVEAIMETYLEGNYTHQISASNFSIFGENQHRTGGNAVELYNKDMSKAKLDALAKKGHGGDHPNGSKRVRRAGFHRTRTKLAIRNQRHAVQPTPLLTGLKSHPSIYIRLGQRLPESNLVSQNNWTRAFKICSNAAVEYKRLLLDAGFGDFLSIQPFRINSGGYMSALVERYFSETHTLHLGTFEIGPTPLAWTMITGITFGGDPLNPPDITPEECIKLLGLVGTESEGFFSQGKLKLDVLCPLTLDFRKKPANSDLEWMFRRLILYLVGSCFFSGPDMMIPSRLVSAMSNIQKISQYDWGAATFSAFLRGMRHKTSECRGTFSGFYPFLLLWAYEHIPYQRPLTNFDPDIFPRARQWDLTKMDVPNSNDFTWYRLELEYLEEDEVNFDPYGKLWEEEGLEYERELSQKRIAFLGLESWELYMGERNLRQFGGGVRIPHSPPAERYGEGSQILTGAARKLLQGVDAWDLLEDKEYSYVEWFRANSLGRIVDLDQFQGRKILGGRLLELWLRVHQDGHKVISPQDLQELEDMKTMWKEKYRSTESKLKECVAEIKTLKESLDHWKGVALSRSTDLAEQASNAEARVL, encoded by the exons ATGAGTGCCTTGGATGATGACGATGATAAAAAACTGAAGAGTTTAAGCAGATGGAGGCAGGCCGCTTTGGTATTGAACTCTAGCCGGCCGTTTCGATACACGGTTGACCTCAAAGCAGAAATCCAGACTGTTAATCAG CCCAATAAGACTGTGGTTGAGGATAAAGACGATGACGATGGCGGTGATAGTGATCATAACAATGATGATGACGGTGACAGCAACAGTGGCAATGACGATGGCAATGACAAGAATGACTACAAGGATGGAAAGGATGCTGAAG ATGAGGTTGGGATAAACCCCAAGGACATTGAGCTGGTAATGGAGCAAACTGGTGTTTCAAGGTCAAGGGCTGTAGAAGCTCTCAAGGCTGCAAATGGTGATATTGTTGAAGCCATTATGGAAACATACTTGGAG GGAAATTATACACATCAGATTTCTGCCAGTAACTTCTCTATTTTCGGCGAAAATCAACATAGAACAG GTGGCAATGCTGTTGAATTGTACAATAAGGATATGTCAAAGGCTAAACTTGATGCTTTGGCGAAAAAAGGTCATGGGGGCGATCATCCAAATGGTAGTAAAAGGGTCAGGAGAGCAGGTTTTCATCGCACTCGTACAAAGTTAGCTATCCGCAATCAGAGACATGCAGTGCAACCTACACCCCTTTTGACTGGATTGAAAAGTCATCCCTCTATTTACATCCGTCTTGGTCAA CGACTCCCTGAAAGCAACCTTGTATCCCAAAACAATTGGACTCGGGCATTTAAAATATGCTCTAATGCAGCAGTAGAGTACAAGAGGCTTTTGCTTGATGCTGGTTTTGGGGATTTCTTAAGTATCCAACCCTTCAGAATTAACTCAGGTGGCTATATGAGTGCTTTGGTGGAGCGATATTTCTCTGAGACGCACACATTACATCTCGGCACTTTTGAAATTGGTCCTACACCATTGGCCTGGACTATGATTACTGGTATTACGTTTGGAGGTGATCCTCTAAATCCTCCAGATATTACACCTGAAGAATGCATTAAGCTTCTTGGACTTGTAGGTACTGAATCTGAAGGGTTTTTTTCCCAAGGCAAACTTAAGCTAGATGTTTTATGTCCTTTAACTTTGGACTTCAGAAAGAAGCCAGCTAATAGTGATTTGGAGTGGATGTTTAGAAGGCTGATTTTGTATCTTGTTGGAAGTTGTTTTTTCAGTGGGCCTGATATGATGATCCCAAGTCGCTTGGTTTCTGCTATGAGCAACATTCAGAAGATCAGTCAATATGATTGGGGTGCAGCTACTTTTTCGGCCTTTTTAAGGGGTATGAGGCACAAAACTTCTGAATGCCGTGGTACTTTCTCTGGCTTCTACCCATTCTTATTATTGTGGGCTTATGAGCACATTCCCTATCAGAGGCCATTAACTAATTTTGATCCTGACATATTTCCTCGTGCTCGTCAATGGGACTTGACGAAGATGGACGTTCCAAATTCAAATGACTTTACTTGGTACAGGTTGGAACTGGAATACTTGGAGGAGGATGAg GTTAATTTTGATCCATACGGAAAATTGTGGGAGGAGGAAGGCTTGGAGTATGAGAGAGAACTTTCCCAGAAGAGGATTGCTTTCTTGGGGTTGGAGAGCTGGGAGCTGTACATGGGAGAAAGGAACCTCCGCCAGTTTGGTGGCGGAGTACGAATTCCTCACTCTCCTCCTGCCGAACGATATGGTGAAGGATCACAAATTCTCACAGGAGCTGCCAGGAAACTTTTGCAGGGAGTTGATGCTTGGGATTTGCTAGAAGACAAGGAATACAGTTATGTTGAATGGTTTCGTGCTAATTCTTTGGGGCGGATAGTTGATCTGGATCAGTTTCAAGGAAGAAAGATCTTAGGGGGCAGATTATTAGAGCTGTGGCTAAGAGTTCATCAAGATGGGCATAAAGTGATATCTCCACAGGATTTACAAGAACTTGAAGATATGAAAACAATGTGGAAGGAGAAATATCGAAGTACCGAGTCAAAGTTAAAGGAGTGCGTAGCAGAGATCAAAACTTTGAAGGAGAGTTTGGATCACTGGAAAGGCGTTGCGCTGTCTCGGAGTACAGATCTGGCAGAGCAAGCATCAAATGCTGAGGCTAGAGTTTTATAA
- the LOC8269779 gene encoding uncharacterized protein LOC8269779 — MSIPQYIGDEYEHKVSGFNSPRVLISNEAGKNQVLIRIDMQGPLQNACIIPPVHPDEEGVASEVHLTSGTILIQIDRQAVPPGHPQVPTFQQNASGIPVAMVSPEASPAPLPAPNDNQVQADGTPAVQAVSNDNAPNGGELIGLIATQQVAAPNRIVGETEIEMLLYRQKMTESSLLIAAQVFVTLLTAWLGNNNHPLSPNMKILWDFAVGSTIVGYVSSFSSILMCKLSTGFASRILNTIAYAGAAFGFIASMGMLLPDELKLWISFLGCAVCFPALAAGFRS; from the exons ATGAGCATTCCACAATACATCGGTGACGAATATGAACATAAGGTTTCAGGCTTCAACTCGCCAAG GGTCCTGATTAGCAACGAAGCAGGCAAGAATCAAGTTCTGATACGG ATTGATATGCAGGGGCCTCTTCAAAATGCTTGTATCATACCACCAGTGCACCCAGATGAAGAGGGAGTGGCCAGTGAAGTTCATTTAACTTCTGGTACGATTCTTATTCAGATTGATAGACAGGCTGTTCCCCCGGGACACCCACAAGTGCCAACTTTTCAACAAAATGCCTCTGGAATACCAGTGGCAATGGTTTCTCCTGAAGCATCACCAGCACCACTTCCAGCACCTAATGATAATCAGGTCCAAGCAGATGGAACTCCAGCTGTGCAAGCTGTTAGCAATGATAATGCCCCAAATGGTGGAGAGCTCATCGGTCTTATCGCAACTCAACAGGTAGCAGCACCCAATCGCATAGTGGGAGAGACAGAGATCGAGATGCTTCTTTATCGTCAAAAGATGACTGAATCATCCCTTCTGATTGCTGCCCAAGTATTTGTTACTTTGCTAACAGCTTGGCTTGGTAACAACAATCATCCTCTCTCACCcaatatgaaaattttatggGATTTTGCTGTGGGAAGTACTATTGTCGGTTATGTTTCTTCATTTAGCAGTATCTTGATGTGCAAACTTAGTACAGGGTTTGCCTCACGAATCTTGAACACAATTGCATATGCTGGTGCTGCTTTTGGTTTCATAGCATCCATGGGGATGCTCTTACCTGATGAACTCAAGTTGTGGATCAGCTTCCTTGGATGCGCAGTTTGCTTCCCTGCATTAGCTGCAGGGTTCCGCAGCTAG
- the LOC8269781 gene encoding protein MAINTENANCE OF MERISTEMS isoform X2, protein MEQTGVSRSRAVEALKAANGDIVEAIMETYLEGNYTHQISASNFSIFGENQHRTGGNAVELYNKDMSKAKLDALAKKGHGGDHPNGSKRVRRAGFHRTRTKLAIRNQRHAVQPTPLLTGLKSHPSIYIRLGQRLPESNLVSQNNWTRAFKICSNAAVEYKRLLLDAGFGDFLSIQPFRINSGGYMSALVERYFSETHTLHLGTFEIGPTPLAWTMITGITFGGDPLNPPDITPEECIKLLGLVGTESEGFFSQGKLKLDVLCPLTLDFRKKPANSDLEWMFRRLILYLVGSCFFSGPDMMIPSRLVSAMSNIQKISQYDWGAATFSAFLRGMRHKTSECRGTFSGFYPFLLLWAYEHIPYQRPLTNFDPDIFPRARQWDLTKMDVPNSNDFTWYRLELEYLEEDEVNFDPYGKLWEEEGLEYERELSQKRIAFLGLESWELYMGERNLRQFGGGVRIPHSPPAERYGEGSQILTGAARKLLQGVDAWDLLEDKEYSYVEWFRANSLGRIVDLDQFQGRKILGGRLLELWLRVHQDGHKVISPQDLQELEDMKTMWKEKYRSTESKLKECVAEIKTLKESLDHWKGVALSRSTDLAEQASNAEARVL, encoded by the exons ATGGAGCAAACTGGTGTTTCAAGGTCAAGGGCTGTAGAAGCTCTCAAGGCTGCAAATGGTGATATTGTTGAAGCCATTATGGAAACATACTTGGAG GGAAATTATACACATCAGATTTCTGCCAGTAACTTCTCTATTTTCGGCGAAAATCAACATAGAACAG GTGGCAATGCTGTTGAATTGTACAATAAGGATATGTCAAAGGCTAAACTTGATGCTTTGGCGAAAAAAGGTCATGGGGGCGATCATCCAAATGGTAGTAAAAGGGTCAGGAGAGCAGGTTTTCATCGCACTCGTACAAAGTTAGCTATCCGCAATCAGAGACATGCAGTGCAACCTACACCCCTTTTGACTGGATTGAAAAGTCATCCCTCTATTTACATCCGTCTTGGTCAA CGACTCCCTGAAAGCAACCTTGTATCCCAAAACAATTGGACTCGGGCATTTAAAATATGCTCTAATGCAGCAGTAGAGTACAAGAGGCTTTTGCTTGATGCTGGTTTTGGGGATTTCTTAAGTATCCAACCCTTCAGAATTAACTCAGGTGGCTATATGAGTGCTTTGGTGGAGCGATATTTCTCTGAGACGCACACATTACATCTCGGCACTTTTGAAATTGGTCCTACACCATTGGCCTGGACTATGATTACTGGTATTACGTTTGGAGGTGATCCTCTAAATCCTCCAGATATTACACCTGAAGAATGCATTAAGCTTCTTGGACTTGTAGGTACTGAATCTGAAGGGTTTTTTTCCCAAGGCAAACTTAAGCTAGATGTTTTATGTCCTTTAACTTTGGACTTCAGAAAGAAGCCAGCTAATAGTGATTTGGAGTGGATGTTTAGAAGGCTGATTTTGTATCTTGTTGGAAGTTGTTTTTTCAGTGGGCCTGATATGATGATCCCAAGTCGCTTGGTTTCTGCTATGAGCAACATTCAGAAGATCAGTCAATATGATTGGGGTGCAGCTACTTTTTCGGCCTTTTTAAGGGGTATGAGGCACAAAACTTCTGAATGCCGTGGTACTTTCTCTGGCTTCTACCCATTCTTATTATTGTGGGCTTATGAGCACATTCCCTATCAGAGGCCATTAACTAATTTTGATCCTGACATATTTCCTCGTGCTCGTCAATGGGACTTGACGAAGATGGACGTTCCAAATTCAAATGACTTTACTTGGTACAGGTTGGAACTGGAATACTTGGAGGAGGATGAg GTTAATTTTGATCCATACGGAAAATTGTGGGAGGAGGAAGGCTTGGAGTATGAGAGAGAACTTTCCCAGAAGAGGATTGCTTTCTTGGGGTTGGAGAGCTGGGAGCTGTACATGGGAGAAAGGAACCTCCGCCAGTTTGGTGGCGGAGTACGAATTCCTCACTCTCCTCCTGCCGAACGATATGGTGAAGGATCACAAATTCTCACAGGAGCTGCCAGGAAACTTTTGCAGGGAGTTGATGCTTGGGATTTGCTAGAAGACAAGGAATACAGTTATGTTGAATGGTTTCGTGCTAATTCTTTGGGGCGGATAGTTGATCTGGATCAGTTTCAAGGAAGAAAGATCTTAGGGGGCAGATTATTAGAGCTGTGGCTAAGAGTTCATCAAGATGGGCATAAAGTGATATCTCCACAGGATTTACAAGAACTTGAAGATATGAAAACAATGTGGAAGGAGAAATATCGAAGTACCGAGTCAAAGTTAAAGGAGTGCGTAGCAGAGATCAAAACTTTGAAGGAGAGTTTGGATCACTGGAAAGGCGTTGCGCTGTCTCGGAGTACAGATCTGGCAGAGCAAGCATCAAATGCTGAGGCTAGAGTTTTATAA
- the LOC125370886 gene encoding uncharacterized protein LOC125370886 — protein MESNSSLKRSLSFLQSENTPIRLLQFFEPKMRDKWEKKQLDHSSPPQTTAGIIHDDDGVMKFIMFGCVAIGVVVKLLPYEYREGINPVPTVIFKEIPTTTFHTFIISIMLAFTGAFSCLLTKRRLHFSNYEKFCRCYSLVFAAVAMAILVNAGIRSAFCQGIQLVEA, from the coding sequence ATGGAATCAAACTCTTCTTTGAAGCGCTCTTTATCATTTTTGCAATCAGAAAACACACCTATCAGATTACTTCAGTTTTTTGAACCAAAAATGAGAGATAAATGGGAGAAGAAGCAACTTGACCACTCCTCTCCACCGCAAACCACCGCCGGAATTATCCACGACGACGACGGTGTAATGAAATTCATAATGTTTGGATGCGTTGCGATCGGTGTTGTCGTGAAGCTGCTTCCGTACGAGTATAGAGAAGGCATTAATCCAGTACCAACCGTCATCTTCAAAGAGATTCCAACGACGACGTTTCATACGTTTATAATCTCCATTATGTTGGCCTTCACCGGAGCTTTTAGCTGCTTGTTGACTAAACGCAgacttcatttttcaaattatgaaaaattttgCAGGTGTTATTCGCTTGTATTTGCAGCTGTTGCCATGGCGATCCTTGTAAACGCAGGTATAAGATCAGCCTTTTGCCAAGGGATTCAACTCGTGGAAGCGTAA